A genomic region of Metopolophium dirhodum isolate CAU chromosome 1, ASM1992520v1, whole genome shotgun sequence contains the following coding sequences:
- the LOC132936031 gene encoding endothelial zinc finger protein induced by tumor necrosis factor alpha-like translates to MEKKSCDVCDKLFSKSTNLTRHRRAHTGEKPFACNICDKSFSVNSSLMAHKRMHTGEKPYTCGVCDKSFSTSGSLTRHKQMHTGEKPYACDVCDKSFSVSSDLTKHRRTHTGEKPYACDICDKSFSTSGSLIRHKRMHTGEKPYACDVCDKSFSESSHLTRHRRIHTGEKPYACDVCEKLFIKSGNLTKHKRTHIEHSSD, encoded by the exons ATGGAGAAGAAATCTTGCGATGTCTGTGACAAGTTGTTTAGCAAAAGTACCAATTTGACGAGACATAGACGCGCGCACACTGGTGAAAAACCGTTCGCATGCAATATATGTGACAAGTCATTCTCTGTAAATAGCAGTTTAATGGCACACAAGCGAATgcacactggcgaaaaaccgTACACATGCGGTGTATGCGACAAGTCGTTCTCTACCAGTGGCAGTTTGACAAGACACAAGCAAATGCACACTGGAGAAAAACCATACGCTTGCGATGTATGTGACAAGTCATTCTCTGTAAGCAGTGATTTGACCAAACATCGACGCACACACACTGG GGAAAAACCGTACGCATGCGATATATGTGACAAGTCGTTCTCTACCAGTGGCAGTTTGATAAGACACAAGCGAATGCACACTGGAGAAAAACCATACGCGTGCGATGTATGTGACAAATCATTCTCTGAAAGTAGCCATTTGACGAGACATCGACGCATACACACTGGTGAAAAACCGTACGCTTGCGATGTATGCGAAAAGTTGTTTATTAAAAGTGGCAATTTGACGAAACATAAGCGAACGCACATAGAACACTCATCCGATTGA